The following are from one region of the Fusarium keratoplasticum isolate Fu6.1 chromosome 4, whole genome shotgun sequence genome:
- a CDS encoding Carboxylic ester hydrolase translates to MKVLMPLVALLGTVTAQLQQITNFGSNPSGAKMFVHVPKNLPSNPAIVVAIHHCQGTAQSYYQSTPYAQLSDQKGFIVIYPESPYSGTCWDVSSKATMTHDGGANSNSIANMVRYALQTYKANPAKVFVTGSSSGAMMTNVMAATYPDLFAAGIVYSGVPAGCFFTNSVNGWNSDCAQGRVNKSPADWAKMVKDAYPGYNGARPKMQIYHGGADSILLSPNYQETIDQWAGVFGYNSMSPQSSNNNVPQAGYKTDTFGPKLVGIFAQNVGHSVPVRGADDMKFFGL, encoded by the exons ATGAAGGTTCTCATGCCTCTCGTCGCCCTTTTGGGCACTGTCACCgcccagctccagcaaaTAACCAACTTCGGATCCAACCCGTCGGGCGCCAAGATGTTTGTCCATGTCCCCAAGAACCTGCCGTCCAACCCAGCCATCGTGGTCGCTATCCACCACTGCCAGGGCACAGCCCAATCGTACTACCAGAGTACGCCGTATGCCCAGCTTTCTGATCAGAAGggcttcatcgtcatctaTCCCGAAAGTCCCTACAGTGGAACTTGCTGGGACGTCAGCTCCAAAGCTACTATGACTCACGATGGCGgcgccaacagcaacagcatcgCCAACATGGTTCGCTACGCCTTGCAGACTTACAAGGCCAACCCTGCCAAGGTTTTCGTCACGGGTTCTTCATCTGGTGCTATGATGACT AACGTCATGGCCGCCACTTATCCAGACCTGTTTGCAGCTGGCATCGTCTACTCTGGTGTGCCAGCCGGATGCTTCTTTACCAACTCGGTCAACGGCTGGAACTCGGACTGCGCTCAGGGCAGAGTCAACAAATCACCAGCCGACTGGGCcaagatggtcaaggatGCATATCCTGGCTACAATGGAGCTCGGCCCAAGATGCAGATCTATCATGGTGGTGCTGATAGTATCCTCCTTTCACCCAACTATCAGGAAACCATTGACCAGTGGGCCGGTGTGTTTGGCTACAATTCCATGAGCCCCCAGTCGTCAAACAACAATGTTCCCCAAGCTGGTTACAAAACCGACACGTTCGGGCCGAAGCTAGTTGGCATCTTTGCGCAAAATGTCGGTCATTCTGTCCCTGTCCGAGGTGCTGATGATATGAAGTTCTTTGGGCTATAG